Proteins encoded in a region of the Planococcus shixiaomingii genome:
- a CDS encoding FtsX-like permease family protein: MLKFIWNSWWRNKERFILLLVGVLILSTGLSYLIGITQANKGTVVDELQKRWKSSYHIVVRPEGSRSVTEELDLLEPNYLSGLEGGISLDQYEQIKAMSDVEIAAPIAMIGSDTNYVELENPNITEPGIYRMKMIEETNTGAEIDVNEMSFYVTAGSWQPGGAVAIDYGISPGIPNLAYGTSIMIAGIDPEAEAAMAGLDKAIIPSDSSRYFNEEDTSYALGEVMGVTEYKIPVLISNQDFVDAKITYSFEKLDIPFDTDQQAIAEDIMAKGKEKYLDEFKGTPLKEFTYHTTDVHKKLIKKILDSSSNEIIKVPDQSWISLKPSIVKYSPVNSPFPERWPYSYEVEPFELPEDSPWATKNMYRQFNPYSTGSSEWPRINLDFVGVFDPQKLKLSKDPLTELPMETYFPAKAQWVMDSENNPINPPADMKPTNDAYGFLTKPPLVLTTLEAAAQILGDTPISAIRVNVKGVEMMDEESEKVLKEVAAEIEQQTGLITDITLGSSPQLALTHLPGLGDEEGLGWVQQPWIKIGSSISIFKEAKIGLSGVIASVILVAIVYVFASSIIMLFARKKEFAVLLALGWRPAQLSKLLFLEATILGTLVALISWLILGAFFMSGSVDTSAFRVFLIGVCGLAIYWLGSLIPIALIRRIKSYESMRAGEVSHRAKRIVRSASVIGMSLNNLFSQWQRSVLSILAIAVPTSLFIFFLFVTFRLKGVLYATWLGEFVALEVGTMHYVAMGVALLIAVLTTTEIMWQNVSERQAQIAVLKATGWQNNGIRSLVLWEGILIGLVAGVIGMIISLVIIYSMYGQLPTEEFGFLSLTLLIPVITGILGALLPAEKAARILPYQAINGTLHNSKKLENQFKWVLGTAGATLIVGIFSLFLYTLPEITNEPSGNVPQTATTGTEGHLMADAPEMVEPKASETTEDIQEPSDGEIKKLQQTAYRSYTLGDGTNTAEDFRLGDLMEAPSKIQVTNEQNRLISFPVTLDRSEDTDGGSTTYKPHGFKLMDDNGMEYSVINMEVTEGKERWLHNYKFMLPNKMTAVLTYEVPKKLDRVVFVASGEFYPSPVVVEIPLSEAESASSISPGASATYKIDLALNEQDIFQISAEIEVKNESQDSWKDIGFYFIPNALTDENKPEFMEDGAETSISNITSDGQNVPFELDGNRLLLKLDAQMKPGEMKKVKVDYTLKLPENGIRLAQVKDNFYLAQWYPMLGHYENGWKIEDFDIKGESYHTSYGSYEIAYQLPREFLIASSAVDGEISPTSSGILKGENIKDFYLSFLAPEDWHTATSSVNDTALRVYLPADGPDFSADMIASAERTFGFIEENIADHPTQELDIIGNGGAMEYPNIVEVNSNPEEFEHTLVHEIAHQWFYYLVANDPYHEPWIDESITEWVASMYLAEQGDPNPFGFSESLAQANSTTSFINLSLIEFKDGEYYSTVYGKAPLLLQEYFEANGGSDQAFAFLSAYAKQYRFQYVDSRLFADFFEEQVEGDNQEFLESWLKLEEQK, translated from the coding sequence ATGCTTAAGTTTATCTGGAATTCCTGGTGGCGCAACAAAGAACGCTTTATTCTTTTATTGGTCGGCGTTTTGATTTTGAGTACCGGGCTCAGTTATTTGATCGGCATTACGCAGGCAAACAAAGGAACGGTCGTAGATGAGCTCCAAAAAAGGTGGAAGTCCTCCTATCACATCGTCGTCCGCCCGGAAGGAAGCCGAAGTGTTACGGAAGAGTTGGACCTTTTAGAGCCGAATTATTTGAGTGGACTAGAAGGCGGAATCTCGCTTGATCAATATGAACAGATTAAAGCTATGTCTGACGTAGAGATTGCAGCTCCGATTGCGATGATCGGTTCTGACACAAACTATGTTGAACTTGAGAATCCGAATATAACGGAACCCGGCATTTACCGAATGAAAATGATAGAAGAAACGAATACAGGAGCCGAAATCGATGTGAATGAAATGTCATTCTATGTCACCGCCGGCTCTTGGCAGCCTGGAGGAGCAGTTGCGATTGACTATGGTATATCGCCCGGTATTCCAAATTTGGCTTACGGAACTTCCATCATGATCGCTGGCATTGATCCGGAAGCAGAAGCTGCAATGGCCGGGCTGGATAAGGCCATCATTCCAAGTGATTCCAGCCGTTATTTTAATGAAGAAGATACATCTTATGCCCTCGGAGAAGTGATGGGAGTCACAGAATATAAAATTCCGGTTTTGATCAGCAATCAAGATTTTGTGGACGCGAAAATTACTTACAGCTTCGAAAAACTGGATATTCCTTTTGATACAGATCAGCAAGCAATTGCCGAAGACATTATGGCAAAAGGCAAAGAGAAATATCTCGATGAATTTAAAGGGACACCATTAAAAGAATTTACTTATCACACAACGGATGTTCATAAAAAACTTATAAAAAAGATTTTAGATTCTAGTTCTAATGAAATCATAAAAGTTCCTGATCAATCCTGGATTTCTTTAAAGCCCTCAATTGTAAAATATTCACCCGTCAACAGCCCATTTCCGGAACGCTGGCCTTATTCCTACGAAGTCGAGCCGTTTGAACTTCCGGAAGATTCGCCTTGGGCAACTAAAAATATGTACCGCCAATTTAACCCTTATAGCACCGGCAGTTCCGAATGGCCAAGAATAAACTTAGATTTTGTTGGTGTATTCGATCCGCAAAAACTCAAGCTATCCAAAGATCCATTGACGGAATTGCCGATGGAGACTTATTTTCCTGCCAAAGCGCAATGGGTGATGGATTCGGAAAACAATCCGATCAACCCTCCCGCTGACATGAAGCCGACCAACGATGCTTATGGCTTTTTAACAAAGCCTCCACTGGTTTTAACGACCCTTGAAGCAGCGGCTCAAATTTTAGGAGATACTCCTATTTCGGCAATTCGTGTAAACGTAAAAGGTGTCGAGATGATGGATGAGGAGAGCGAAAAAGTATTGAAGGAAGTTGCTGCTGAAATCGAGCAGCAAACTGGCCTTATCACCGATATCACGCTTGGCTCTTCCCCCCAGCTGGCCCTCACCCACCTTCCTGGCCTAGGAGACGAAGAAGGGCTCGGTTGGGTCCAGCAGCCATGGATTAAAATTGGTTCATCTATTTCTATTTTTAAAGAAGCGAAAATCGGCTTGAGCGGTGTGATTGCTAGTGTAATTCTGGTTGCTATTGTTTATGTCTTTGCTTCCAGCATCATCATGCTTTTTGCCCGTAAAAAAGAATTTGCTGTTTTATTGGCATTAGGATGGCGCCCTGCCCAGTTGTCAAAACTGCTGTTTTTGGAAGCCACCATCCTCGGCACCCTTGTGGCTTTGATCAGCTGGCTTATCCTCGGTGCATTTTTCATGTCCGGCAGTGTCGACACTTCCGCGTTCCGCGTATTTTTAATCGGCGTATGCGGGCTCGCCATTTATTGGCTTGGCTCACTCATTCCAATCGCTTTAATACGGCGAATAAAATCTTATGAATCTATGCGTGCTGGAGAAGTCTCGCACCGTGCGAAACGGATTGTGCGGTCGGCATCCGTGATCGGTATGAGCCTTAATAATCTATTTTCCCAATGGCAGCGAAGCGTACTGTCCATTCTGGCCATTGCGGTTCCGACCAGCCTTTTCATCTTCTTCCTGTTCGTGACGTTCCGCCTGAAAGGTGTTCTCTACGCAACGTGGCTTGGAGAATTTGTCGCATTGGAAGTCGGAACAATGCATTATGTTGCGATGGGCGTTGCTTTATTGATTGCCGTATTAACCACGACCGAAATCATGTGGCAGAATGTTTCCGAACGACAAGCCCAAATTGCGGTATTAAAAGCGACGGGCTGGCAAAACAATGGCATTCGCTCTCTCGTTTTATGGGAAGGCATCCTGATTGGTTTGGTGGCAGGCGTCATTGGAATGATCATTTCACTGGTAATCATCTACTCCATGTATGGCCAGCTGCCGACAGAAGAATTCGGATTCCTGTCGCTTACGTTATTGATCCCAGTTATTACCGGGATCCTCGGAGCTTTACTGCCAGCAGAGAAAGCGGCGCGCATCCTGCCCTACCAGGCGATCAACGGCACGCTGCATAACTCGAAGAAATTGGAGAATCAGTTCAAGTGGGTACTGGGCACTGCAGGCGCCACTTTGATTGTCGGCATTTTCTCGCTGTTTCTATACACATTGCCAGAAATCACTAATGAGCCGAGCGGCAACGTACCCCAAACGGCCACAACCGGCACCGAAGGGCATTTAATGGCAGATGCACCTGAAATGGTTGAGCCGAAAGCAAGTGAAACAACGGAAGACATTCAGGAACCGTCAGACGGTGAAATCAAAAAACTTCAGCAAACGGCCTACCGGTCTTATACGCTAGGAGATGGGACTAACACGGCGGAAGATTTCAGATTAGGCGACCTGATGGAGGCACCTTCTAAAATCCAAGTGACCAACGAACAAAACCGCTTGATTTCCTTCCCGGTAACGCTTGATCGATCAGAGGATACAGATGGAGGATCTACTACTTATAAACCGCATGGATTTAAACTGATGGATGATAACGGAATGGAATATTCTGTTATAAATATGGAAGTAACGGAAGGAAAAGAAAGATGGTTGCACAACTATAAATTTATGCTGCCCAATAAAATGACTGCCGTGCTGACCTATGAAGTTCCGAAAAAACTCGACCGTGTTGTCTTTGTGGCGAGCGGCGAATTTTATCCAAGTCCTGTTGTGGTTGAAATTCCGCTGTCTGAGGCGGAATCTGCCAGCAGCATATCACCAGGAGCAAGTGCAACATACAAAATCGACCTTGCTTTGAACGAGCAGGACATCTTTCAGATAAGCGCGGAAATAGAAGTGAAAAATGAGTCACAGGACTCCTGGAAGGACATCGGATTTTATTTTATCCCGAATGCCTTGACCGACGAAAATAAACCGGAATTTATGGAAGACGGCGCTGAGACGTCTATTTCAAACATCACGTCGGATGGCCAGAACGTTCCTTTCGAGTTGGATGGCAATCGGCTGCTTTTGAAGTTAGATGCACAAATGAAACCTGGCGAAATGAAGAAAGTCAAAGTCGATTACACGCTGAAGCTTCCGGAGAACGGCATCCGGCTCGCACAAGTCAAAGATAATTTTTATTTGGCTCAATGGTACCCGATGCTTGGGCATTATGAGAATGGCTGGAAAATTGAAGACTTTGATATTAAAGGCGAATCCTATCACACGTCTTATGGCAGTTATGAAATAGCATATCAATTGCCACGTGAATTCCTGATAGCGAGTTCTGCGGTGGATGGAGAAATCTCTCCCACTTCTTCCGGAATATTAAAAGGTGAGAACATAAAAGATTTTTACTTGTCTTTTCTGGCTCCTGAAGATTGGCATACAGCTACATCGAGCGTAAACGATACGGCACTGCGGGTGTACTTGCCTGCCGACGGACCGGATTTCTCAGCGGACATGATTGCTTCAGCTGAAAGAACTTTTGGCTTTATTGAAGAAAACATTGCCGATCATCCTACTCAAGAACTCGATATCATCGGCAATGGTGGCGCGATGGAATATCCGAATATCGTTGAAGTAAACAGCAATCCCGAAGAATTCGAACATACACTTGTCCATGAAATCGCGCATCAATGGTTCTATTATTTAGTTGCTAATGATCCTTATCATGAGCCCTGGATAGATGAAAGTATTACGGAATGGGTTGCCTCCATGTATTTGGCAGAACAGGGAGATCCGAATCCGTTCGGTTTTTCCGAGTCTCTGGCTCAGGCAAATTCAACAACTTCCTTTATTAACTTGTCATTGATTGAATTTAAAGACGGTGAATACTATTCCACTGTTTATGGAAAAGCCCCGCTTTTATTGCAGGAGTATTTTGAAGCGAACGGCGGATCGGATCAGGCATTCGCCTTTTTATCGGCATATGCGAAACAATACCGTTTCCAATATGTCGACAGCCGGTTGTTTGCTGACTTTTTTGAAGAACAAGTTGAAGGAGACAATCAGGAGTTTTTAGAAAGTTGGCTGAAGCTTGAAGAGCAGAAATGA
- a CDS encoding ABC transporter ATP-binding protein gives MNQTVECRKLVKSFQGDGVETYALKNVDLLLEEGTFISIIGPSGSGKSTLLSIIGTLDDPTSGELLHGNEPVHQLKANQLADFRFNNIGFIFQQFHLIPTLTALENIMAPLFGRKVSYDKKQRAKELLEMVGLGDKTNSLPSQLSGGQQQRVAIARALVHEPKWLLADEPTGNLDSETGEIIFQLLRSLNQEKGCGVLFVTHDPALADRANRKIEMRDGEIVSDTQVNQYA, from the coding sequence TTGAACCAAACCGTCGAATGCCGCAAATTAGTGAAATCGTTTCAAGGGGATGGCGTGGAAACGTATGCGTTAAAAAACGTCGATCTGCTGTTGGAGGAAGGAACATTCATCTCCATCATCGGTCCCTCCGGTTCCGGGAAATCCACCCTGCTCAGCATCATCGGCACACTCGATGACCCCACTTCCGGTGAGTTGCTGCATGGAAACGAACCGGTCCATCAGCTGAAGGCAAATCAACTGGCCGATTTCCGATTTAACAACATCGGCTTCATCTTCCAGCAGTTCCACCTCATCCCAACGTTGACTGCATTGGAAAATATCATGGCGCCGCTGTTCGGCCGCAAAGTCAGTTACGACAAGAAGCAGCGCGCGAAAGAATTGCTGGAAATGGTCGGACTCGGCGACAAAACCAACTCTCTTCCTTCCCAGCTGTCTGGCGGCCAGCAGCAGCGCGTCGCCATTGCCCGCGCGCTTGTCCATGAACCCAAATGGCTGCTGGCGGATGAGCCGACCGGCAACCTGGATTCCGAAACCGGGGAGATTATTTTCCAGCTACTTCGCTCATTAAACCAGGAGAAAGGATGCGGCGTACTGTTCGTTACGCACGATCCGGCTCTGGCCGACCGCGCCAACCGCAAAATCGAGATGCGGGACGGTGAAATCGTCTCGGACACACAGGTAAATCAGTATGCTTAA
- a CDS encoding PadR family transcriptional regulator has translation MEDKVLRKLFLGFIHIHILHHAKEMPIFGAWMLEELREHGYSIGPGTLYPILHSMESDGLLTREDRNVEGKIRKYYSITGKGEHILIEAQKKAYELFKEIKD, from the coding sequence ATGGAAGACAAAGTTCTTCGAAAACTCTTTTTGGGGTTTATTCATATCCACATTTTGCACCATGCAAAAGAGATGCCGATTTTCGGCGCTTGGATGTTAGAGGAACTGAGAGAGCACGGCTACAGCATCGGTCCGGGGACTCTTTATCCGATTCTGCATTCCATGGAATCAGACGGGCTTCTTACTCGGGAAGACCGGAATGTGGAAGGGAAAATTAGAAAGTATTACAGCATCACCGGAAAAGGGGAGCACATACTTATCGAAGCGCAAAAAAAAGCATACGAGCTTTTTAAAGAAATTAAAGACTGA